The proteins below come from a single bacterium genomic window:
- the gatB gene encoding Asp-tRNA(Asn)/Glu-tRNA(Gln) amidotransferase subunit GatB, with translation MNFKPRTIESIAMKPKPVVGIEVHVQLKTASKIFCSCSTQFGAKPNSNTCPVCLGLPGVLPVLNKRAVELAIKAALALNCKISPRSQFARKNYFYPDLPKGFQITQFELPLATDGYISIDVQDEAGNVRQKRIRINRLHLEEDSGKSLHNEQVNLEGTSLIDFNRCGVPLIEVVSEPDLESPEEARQYLLKLRTIMRYCGVSDCNMEEGSLRCDANISLRNEDGSLGTRCEIKNLNSFRFAKRALEYEMMRHQDVIEAGGAVEQATYGFNAASGRTFLMRSKEESHDYRYFPEPDLVFLDANDEWTAEIGRTLPELPDAKRRRLIEQYGISDYDASVLTASQEVADYFEKAASLHGDGKAVSNWVMGSVLRVVKERNISINECPVSPEHLAELLALVKDGKISGKIAKDVFEQVLETGKAPKTIVTEQNLSTVSDEGLICDIIREVADSRPDLLAKIKKGKLNVLGFFVGQVMKRTKGQADPETINRLVREVIVENNK, from the coding sequence TTGAACTTTAAGCCCCGCACCATAGAATCTATTGCCATGAAACCCAAACCCGTCGTCGGTATCGAGGTTCATGTCCAGCTCAAAACCGCGAGCAAGATATTCTGCTCGTGCAGCACCCAGTTCGGCGCCAAGCCAAACTCCAACACCTGTCCGGTTTGCCTGGGTCTGCCGGGCGTGCTTCCCGTTCTCAACAAAAGGGCAGTTGAGCTGGCGATCAAGGCGGCCCTCGCCCTCAACTGCAAGATAAGTCCACGGAGCCAGTTTGCCCGCAAGAACTATTTCTATCCTGATCTCCCGAAAGGCTTTCAGATCACGCAGTTCGAGCTGCCGCTCGCGACAGACGGCTACATAAGCATCGATGTTCAGGACGAGGCGGGAAACGTCAGGCAGAAACGCATCCGCATAAACCGCCTCCACCTCGAGGAGGACTCTGGCAAGTCGCTGCATAACGAGCAGGTCAACCTCGAGGGGACAAGCCTGATCGATTTCAACCGCTGCGGCGTGCCTCTCATTGAGGTAGTGAGCGAGCCAGACCTCGAAAGCCCAGAGGAGGCCCGACAATACCTGCTGAAACTCAGGACGATCATGCGATACTGCGGCGTGAGCGACTGCAACATGGAGGAGGGCAGCCTCAGGTGCGATGCGAACATATCACTTCGCAACGAGGACGGCAGCCTGGGGACCAGATGCGAGATCAAGAACCTCAACTCGTTCAGGTTCGCCAAGCGCGCGCTTGAATACGAGATGATGCGGCACCAGGACGTCATCGAGGCCGGTGGGGCAGTCGAGCAGGCGACCTATGGGTTCAATGCCGCCTCAGGCAGGACTTTCCTGATGAGGAGCAAGGAGGAGTCACACGACTACAGGTATTTCCCGGAGCCTGACCTGGTCTTTCTCGACGCGAACGACGAGTGGACAGCGGAGATAGGGCGGACGCTGCCGGAGCTCCCGGATGCAAAGCGCCGGCGACTGATCGAGCAGTATGGCATTTCCGACTACGACGCCTCTGTCCTCACGGCCAGCCAGGAGGTCGCGGACTACTTCGAGAAAGCCGCCTCGCTTCACGGCGACGGCAAAGCGGTCAGCAATTGGGTCATGGGATCAGTTCTCCGGGTCGTCAAAGAGCGCAACATCAGCATCAATGAGTGCCCAGTATCGCCCGAACATCTGGCCGAGCTTCTCGCCCTGGTTAAGGACGGCAAGATCAGCGGCAAGATCGCGAAGGATGTCTTCGAGCAGGTCCTCGAGACGGGCAAAGCTCCCAAGACGATCGTCACCGAACAGAATCTGTCAACGGTTTCGGACGAGGGCCTCATCTGCGACATAATCCGCGAGGTCGCCGATTCAAGGCCGGACCTCCTTGCGAAGATAAAGAAGGGCAAGCTCAACGTGCTCGGGTTCTTCGTTGGGCAGGTGATGAAGCGCACCAAGGGGCAGGCTGATCCCGAGACTATCAATCGCCTCGTTAGAGAAGTAATTGTGGAGAATAACAAATAG
- a CDS encoding glycogen/starch/alpha-glucan phosphorylase: MRSEVSAAAFERSVRQHIKFSLGKALKEARAKDFFWAVSLAVRDLLVDRMLKTRLRHSKADAKRVHYLSAEFLMGRSLGNNLCNLGLSDICQDVILKLGADPLAVENSEFDAALGNGGLGRLAACFLDSLATLDLPGYGYGINYEYGLFRQEIADGYQKEKPDSWLAYKTPWELERYGKACPVPIYGRVENYRAKDGADNPMWLDWQLIIGVPYDMPIAGYGGETVNCLRLYSARASQEFDMEIFNDGDYFKAVEQKIGSETVSKVLYPSDAKAEGRELRLIQEYFLVACAVRDIVRRYEIAHASFEMFPEKVAIQLNDTHPALAVAELMRILVDEKSVPWESAWDVTCRTMAYTNHTLLPEALERWPVALFERVLPRHLQIIYEINRCFLDDIATLYPGDVDKLRRTSIVEEGEQKQVRMAHLATIGSHSVNGVSALHSGLVRTVLFPDFYEIWPEKFNNKTNGITPRRWLKLANPGLADLITERIGDDWIKDLDQLARLEPCADDAGFQERFRRVKLANKERLAKVIKDTTSVVVNANSLFDVQAKRIHEYKRQLLNVLHIIREYLILVEDRKVPAVPRTFVFAGKAAPGYWVAKMIIKLINNVARVINNDPRVDGLLKVAFVPDYRVSLAEVIVPATDLSEQISTAGMEASGTGNMKFALNGALTIGTLDGANIEIREEVGEDNIFIFGLKIADVQRLDRERSYNPREHYQTNPDVKRVLDSINGDMFSANEPGLFRWVFHNLLDHNDRYYHLADFPSYLEAQRRASETFADVATWTKKAILNVARMGKFSSDRSIREYAQDIWHIKPVLSTRRR; encoded by the coding sequence GTGAGAAGTGAAGTATCAGCTGCGGCGTTTGAGCGGTCAGTTCGACAGCATATCAAGTTTTCTCTGGGCAAGGCTCTCAAGGAGGCACGAGCAAAAGACTTTTTTTGGGCCGTCTCTCTTGCCGTCAGGGACCTGCTCGTCGATAGGATGCTCAAGACCAGACTACGCCACAGTAAGGCCGACGCCAAAAGGGTGCACTACCTTTCCGCCGAGTTCCTCATGGGCCGCTCACTTGGCAATAACCTCTGCAATCTGGGTCTCTCCGACATCTGCCAAGATGTCATTCTCAAGCTCGGCGCAGACCCTCTAGCGGTTGAGAACAGTGAGTTCGACGCTGCGCTCGGCAATGGCGGGCTCGGCCGGCTGGCGGCTTGTTTTCTTGATTCTCTGGCGACGCTCGACTTACCGGGCTACGGCTATGGTATCAACTATGAATATGGGCTGTTCAGGCAGGAGATAGCCGACGGGTATCAGAAGGAGAAGCCAGACAGCTGGCTTGCCTACAAGACGCCGTGGGAGCTCGAGCGATACGGCAAGGCCTGCCCCGTGCCAATCTACGGCCGGGTCGAGAACTATCGGGCCAAAGATGGCGCCGACAACCCGATGTGGCTGGATTGGCAGCTCATCATCGGCGTGCCCTACGACATGCCAATAGCCGGTTACGGAGGTGAAACTGTCAACTGCCTCAGGCTTTACTCCGCCCGCGCCTCTCAGGAGTTCGACATGGAGATATTCAACGATGGGGACTACTTCAAGGCGGTCGAGCAGAAGATCGGCTCCGAGACCGTGTCGAAAGTTCTGTATCCCTCAGATGCCAAGGCCGAGGGCCGCGAATTGCGACTCATACAGGAGTATTTCCTTGTAGCGTGCGCGGTCAGGGACATCGTCAGGAGATACGAGATCGCACACGCATCCTTCGAGATGTTCCCCGAAAAGGTCGCCATCCAGCTTAACGACACGCACCCTGCGTTGGCAGTTGCGGAGCTTATGCGGATACTTGTTGACGAGAAATCGGTGCCATGGGAAAGCGCGTGGGACGTCACTTGCAGGACAATGGCCTACACAAACCACACTCTGCTGCCAGAGGCGCTCGAGAGGTGGCCTGTCGCGTTGTTCGAACGAGTTCTGCCACGCCACCTACAGATCATCTATGAGATAAACCGCTGTTTCCTGGATGACATCGCCACACTCTACCCCGGCGATGTGGACAAACTCCGCCGAACATCGATTGTCGAGGAGGGCGAGCAAAAGCAGGTTCGAATGGCGCATCTCGCCACAATCGGAAGCCATTCCGTCAATGGCGTCTCCGCCCTTCATTCGGGACTCGTCAGGACAGTTCTCTTCCCCGACTTCTACGAGATATGGCCAGAGAAGTTCAACAACAAGACCAACGGAATAACGCCTCGTCGGTGGCTGAAACTTGCGAACCCCGGGCTGGCAGACCTGATCACGGAGCGGATTGGCGATGATTGGATCAAGGACCTCGACCAGCTAGCCAGGCTCGAGCCCTGCGCAGACGACGCGGGGTTTCAGGAGCGATTCCGACGAGTCAAGCTTGCCAACAAGGAGAGGCTAGCGAAGGTGATCAAGGACACTACCTCTGTCGTGGTGAACGCGAACTCCCTGTTCGACGTGCAGGCAAAGCGGATTCACGAATACAAGCGCCAGCTACTGAATGTCCTGCATATTATTCGCGAGTATTTGATCCTCGTGGAAGACCGAAAGGTCCCCGCCGTCCCTCGCACGTTCGTTTTCGCCGGCAAGGCCGCGCCCGGATACTGGGTTGCCAAGATGATCATCAAGCTCATAAACAACGTGGCGCGCGTCATCAACAATGACCCGAGGGTAGATGGCCTTCTAAAAGTCGCCTTCGTCCCTGACTACCGCGTCTCGCTCGCTGAGGTGATCGTGCCAGCGACCGACCTGAGCGAGCAGATATCTACCGCCGGCATGGAGGCCTCGGGCACAGGGAACATGAAGTTCGCGCTGAACGGGGCGCTGACCATCGGCACGCTGGACGGAGCGAACATAGAGATTCGGGAGGAGGTTGGAGAGGACAACATCTTCATTTTTGGCCTGAAAATCGCTGACGTTCAGAGGCTAGACCGGGAAAGGTCATATAACCCGCGGGAGCACTACCAGACGAATCCGGATGTCAAGAGAGTGTTGGATTCGATCAACGGTGACATGTTCTCGGCCAACGAACCCGGCCTGTTTAGGTGGGTATTTCACAACCTTCTTGACCACAACGACAGATACTACCACCTCGCCGACTTCCCGTCCTATCTCGAGGCGCAGCGCCGTGCCTCGGAAACGTTCGCTGATGTCGCCACTTGGACGAAGAAGGCGATACTGAACGTGGCCCGGATGGGCAAGTTCTCGAGCGACCGCTCCATCCGGGAGTACGCGCAGGATATCTGGCATATAAAGCCAGTTTTATCGACGCGCCGGCGCTGA
- a CDS encoding anti-sigma factor antagonist (This anti-anti-sigma factor, or anti-sigma factor antagonist, belongs to a family that includes characterized members SpoIIAA, RsbV, RsfA, and RsfB.): protein MKRLGKMSNAVSSQNRQEPELLSHAEKKVTSDLAELAAVRDFVRHVCDASVLDEEATNLLELALTETTSNIIRHAYNGRTDGRIEISADTYADRVVMKLYHWGVEFHPEPQQLPMLDKGREGGYGLYIIEHSVDKVMYLRGKDGRNCIVLAKYRNDGQKKQNRRKFSQGAIVMELKVEKVGDVSVVKLPGRSLEASNVEEFKRDILPILNESGQVVLDIGNLDFVDSSGLGAFLSCLRILNARGGDLKIAGMTKAVRALFEVVRMHRICESFETVDEAVKAFE from the coding sequence TTGAAACGTTTGGGCAAGATGTCAAACGCTGTCAGCAGTCAGAACCGACAGGAACCTGAGCTCTTATCTCATGCAGAGAAAAAAGTAACCAGCGACCTTGCTGAGCTGGCCGCGGTCCGCGACTTCGTCCGACACGTCTGTGATGCCTCTGTGCTCGATGAGGAAGCTACCAACTTGCTTGAACTAGCTTTGACTGAGACCACGAGCAATATCATCAGGCATGCGTATAATGGGCGCACCGATGGGCGCATTGAGATATCAGCTGACACCTATGCTGATCGGGTTGTGATGAAGTTATATCACTGGGGCGTCGAGTTTCACCCCGAGCCCCAGCAGTTGCCGATGTTGGACAAGGGTCGTGAGGGCGGTTACGGGCTTTACATCATCGAACACAGCGTAGATAAGGTGATGTATTTGCGGGGAAAGGATGGTCGGAACTGCATTGTTCTGGCTAAATATAGGAACGACGGTCAGAAAAAACAGAATCGCAGGAAATTCAGCCAAGGAGCAATAGTAATGGAACTGAAGGTTGAGAAGGTCGGAGATGTTTCTGTTGTAAAGCTGCCAGGACGCTCTCTGGAGGCGAGTAATGTTGAAGAGTTCAAGCGGGATATCTTGCCAATCCTGAACGAGAGCGGCCAAGTTGTTCTAGACATCGGGAACCTCGATTTTGTCGATAGTTCTGGGCTGGGCGCTTTTCTTTCCTGTTTGAGGATATTGAACGCGAGAGGAGGCGACCTGAAGATAGCAGGGATGACCAAGGCGGTCCGCGCCCTGTTTGAGGTAGTCAGAATGCACAGAATCTGCGAGTCTTTCGAAACTGTTGACGAGGCGGTCAAGGCCTTCGAATAG
- a CDS encoding phosphotransferase, translated as MSKHSTFPPHIEQVADATAGLVLTKLRGDVSTRQFFRLEFADTEKAQRFLQSCSEAAELGQDFGGLDRPQECSLIAMLLPGNGSARASRIIVDVGRYIENCGVPVPKMYLAIHHLGFLVIEDLGDTRLFDLIGQAGTENVKDIYRTAIEYLVYMQFPPPEVPRDCTAYSYSFSADRFLWELNSFLDSFSHIVLRRKLSRSERSIIERDFQAICREMMSQELVFTHRDYHSRNLMIRNARPHVIDFQDARLGPILYDIASLIFDPYVPLERDDQQELFDHYFSLLPARPRNTLRRLGLSRALCVCAVQRCLKAAGTYVSLVGQRGESELVRYVPRALANALKAARRCAGFVDLCNMLAHWLDAANEFINRRMRDAGSDRDISVDSETPFDKIDNES; from the coding sequence ATGTCGAAGCACTCAACGTTTCCACCCCACATCGAGCAGGTTGCTGACGCTACCGCAGGCCTTGTCCTCACCAAACTAAGAGGCGATGTCTCGACCAGACAGTTCTTCAGGTTAGAGTTTGCCGATACGGAGAAGGCTCAACGGTTTCTCCAAAGCTGCTCCGAAGCCGCAGAACTGGGCCAGGATTTCGGCGGCCTGGACAGGCCTCAGGAATGCTCCCTAATCGCAATGTTGCTGCCGGGCAATGGCTCGGCTAGAGCAAGCCGCATCATCGTGGATGTTGGGCGCTACATCGAAAACTGTGGTGTGCCAGTGCCGAAAATGTATCTCGCCATCCACCACCTGGGCTTTCTTGTCATAGAGGACCTGGGGGATACGAGGCTTTTCGATCTGATCGGCCAGGCCGGCACGGAGAACGTCAAGGACATCTACCGAACCGCTATCGAATATCTCGTTTACATGCAGTTTCCGCCCCCGGAAGTCCCCCGAGACTGCACGGCCTACAGCTACTCATTCTCAGCCGATCGATTCTTATGGGAGTTGAACAGCTTCTTAGACTCATTCTCGCACATCGTGCTACGGAGAAAGTTAAGCCGGTCGGAAAGAAGCATCATCGAGAGAGACTTCCAGGCGATATGCAGGGAGATGATGAGCCAGGAACTGGTCTTTACGCACCGCGACTACCACTCGCGCAACCTCATGATTAGAAACGCCAGGCCTCATGTGATCGATTTTCAGGATGCGCGGCTAGGCCCGATTCTCTACGACATTGCCTCGCTCATCTTTGACCCTTACGTGCCGCTTGAGCGTGACGATCAACAGGAGCTCTTTGACCATTATTTCTCGCTACTGCCGGCAAGGCCTCGTAACACTCTGCGCCGGCTTGGCTTGAGCAGGGCGCTTTGTGTGTGCGCGGTCCAAAGATGCCTCAAGGCGGCAGGCACCTATGTATCCTTGGTTGGGCAGCGAGGCGAGTCTGAACTCGTGCGCTATGTCCCACGCGCGCTCGCAAACGCCCTTAAGGCCGCCCGGCGCTGCGCGGGTTTTGTTGATCTATGCAATATGCTGGCGCACTGGCTTGATGCTGCCAATGAGTTCATTAACCGGCGTATGAGAGACGCTGGAAGCGATCGAGATATAAGCGTTGACTCGGAAACGCCGTTTGATAAGATTGATAATGAGTCTTGA
- a CDS encoding HU family DNA-binding protein: MNRKDAVNHMAAKANITKGQADAALTALLDGIIDTLKGNDKVTFIGFGTFMVKKQKARKGFNPNTKKPMTIPASKKAKFKAGSKLQEALT, translated from the coding sequence ATGAATCGTAAGGACGCTGTTAACCACATGGCAGCCAAGGCGAACATTACCAAGGGACAGGCAGATGCCGCGTTGACCGCTTTGCTAGACGGAATCATTGACACGCTCAAAGGCAACGATAAGGTGACTTTCATTGGATTTGGCACCTTCATGGTCAAGAAGCAGAAGGCTCGCAAAGGTTTCAATCCCAACACCAAGAAACCAATGACCATTCCAGCTTCGAAGAAGGCTAAGTTCAAAGCAGGCTCAAAGCTGCAGGAGGCTCTTACCTAA
- a CDS encoding glycosyltransferase family 2 protein, producing the protein MTNEDVYVSIIVPAYNEAGAIETDLEAIIAAMDSSRYTYEVIVVDDGSTDGTGDLAEAMGVTVLRHPENKGVGVARTNGVRAASGEIIVMTDADNTYPNEDIPRLLELMDRYDMVIGARTNEAGTVPWLRKPVKEIIRRLAEYITSEHIEDLNSGFRAMRKDVVMRYLNITPEGHSWVGTMTLAFLSEKRDVAFIPIDYWPRTGRSTFHPIADTYGYLMFIMKTIMYFKPLKVFVPLSVLFLTLGVIKGLYDSFILHDFKESEIVILLTGVIIGVLGLLADLVVKLHKGA; encoded by the coding sequence GTGACCAACGAAGATGTTTACGTCAGCATAATCGTTCCCGCCTACAACGAGGCCGGCGCCATTGAGACCGACCTCGAGGCGATAATCGCCGCGATGGACTCTTCACGTTACACATACGAGGTGATCGTGGTCGATGACGGCTCAACGGATGGGACGGGCGATTTGGCGGAGGCCATGGGCGTTACGGTTCTTCGCCATCCGGAGAATAAGGGCGTAGGAGTAGCACGAACCAACGGCGTCAGGGCCGCCTCGGGCGAGATCATAGTCATGACGGACGCAGACAACACGTATCCGAACGAAGACATTCCGAGACTGTTGGAGCTTATGGACCGCTACGACATGGTCATCGGCGCCAGAACAAACGAGGCGGGAACGGTCCCATGGCTCAGAAAACCTGTCAAGGAAATAATCCGCAGGCTTGCTGAATACATCACGTCTGAGCACATCGAGGACCTCAACTCGGGCTTCAGGGCGATGAGGAAGGACGTCGTCATGAGATACCTCAACATCACACCGGAAGGTCATTCCTGGGTGGGAACGATGACCCTGGCGTTTCTGAGCGAGAAGCGCGACGTCGCGTTCATCCCGATCGACTACTGGCCCAGAACGGGCAGATCGACTTTCCACCCCATTGCGGACACCTACGGCTACCTGATGTTCATTATGAAGACCATCATGTATTTCAAGCCGCTGAAGGTCTTTGTCCCACTCTCGGTCTTGTTCTTGACGCTTGGAGTCATCAAGGGCCTTTACGACTCGTTCATCCTGCACGACTTCAAAGAGTCGGAGATAGTCATCCTACTAACCGGCGTCATCATCGGCGTGCTCGGCCTCCTCGCGGACCTGGTCGTCAAGCTGCACAAGGGCGCCTGA
- a CDS encoding type II toxin-antitoxin system HicB family antitoxin — protein sequence MTRHQFAVVIEKDKDGWFAMCPDLQGCYTQGDTYEEALENIKDAIRLHVEDRIEIEVSMSDEDLIEQRRDEPPVRLGNSWLRGRRGDGPASKNRDSRFSYTDSKPEVF from the coding sequence ATGACAAGGCACCAATTCGCTGTAGTGATAGAAAAAGATAAGGATGGCTGGTTCGCAATGTGTCCTGACCTCCAGGGCTGCTACACCCAAGGGGATACTTACGAGGAAGCCCTCGAGAACATCAAGGACGCCATCCGGCTACACGTTGAGGACAGGATAGAGATAGAAGTCTCTATGTCGGACGAAGACCTGATCGAGCAGCGCCGTGATGAGCCTCCCGTCCGTTTAGGGAATTCCTGGCTGAGAGGAAGGAGGGGCGACGGGCCAGCCTCGAAGAACCGTGATTCGCGGTTCAGCTATACCGATTCAAAGCCCGAAGTGTTTTAG
- a CDS encoding DUF2283 domain-containing protein produces MKLHYYEETDSLYIDLSERPGAESKEVAPGVVLDFDGEGRLVGIDVDHASEVIDLSRLEIESLPVGSVAMKGASS; encoded by the coding sequence TTGAAGCTCCATTATTATGAAGAGACCGACTCGCTCTACATTGACCTGAGCGAGAGGCCGGGCGCCGAATCGAAAGAGGTGGCGCCGGGCGTGGTCCTGGATTTTGACGGGGAGGGGCGTCTGGTTGGTATCGACGTCGATCACGCGAGCGAGGTCATAGACCTGTCGCGGCTTGAGATAGAGTCGCTGCCCGTCGGCTCGGTGGCGATGAAGGGGGCAAGCAGCTAG
- a CDS encoding type II toxin-antitoxin system PemK/MazF family toxin — translation MARILRGEIRWADLNPVRGREQGGKRPVIIISHDVFNERSGTVIAMAITSQPQRAGFPLTLALDPSKLPKPSWAKISQVRTFSVERIGDLVDSLSPEQMEQLIEGLNEIVGG, via the coding sequence ATGGCCCGAATACTAAGGGGAGAGATACGGTGGGCCGACCTCAACCCCGTCCGGGGACGTGAACAAGGCGGAAAACGCCCGGTCATAATAATCAGCCACGATGTGTTCAATGAACGTTCGGGCACCGTCATCGCGATGGCGATAACCAGCCAGCCTCAACGAGCAGGCTTCCCCTTAACGCTCGCCCTGGACCCATCGAAGCTGCCCAAGCCGTCTTGGGCCAAGATAAGCCAGGTCCGAACGTTTTCGGTCGAGCGAATCGGCGATCTAGTAGATTCGCTGTCTCCTGAGCAGATGGAGCAGCTAATCGAGGGACTAAACGAGATAGTCGGCGGATAG
- a CDS encoding ribbon-helix-helix domain-containing protein — protein sequence MQTAKVAISINKKTLKRLDHLVKNRVFPSRSRAIQEAIEDKLNRLERTRLAQECAKLDPVAEQAIAEEGLFEELARWPEY from the coding sequence ATGCAAACTGCAAAAGTCGCAATCAGTATCAACAAAAAGACGCTCAAGCGCCTCGACCATCTCGTCAAGAACCGGGTTTTCCCCAGTCGGAGCAGGGCAATTCAAGAGGCAATTGAGGATAAGCTCAACCGTCTGGAGCGCACGCGCCTCGCGCAGGAGTGCGCGAAGCTGGACCCGGTCGCTGAACAGGCGATAGCAGAGGAAGGTCTGTTCGAGGAGCTGGCTCGATGGCCCGAATACTAA
- the alr gene encoding alanine racemase, translated as MKELHTVTKAYVSLGALEHNLSQARFLVGESVEIMPVVKANAYGHGMLPICDRLHAVGIGTFGVATIDEGICLKEHIPSATVVLLGGSLPEQAEAVIQAGLVPVIYDLDQAYALDCEARRKDKDVPVHLKIDTGMMRLGVRYDEGLAFLERLQTLHRLAVVGLMTHLATADAQDSSFAMLQLDRFDSFLASSGLRNQAMVHAANSAATMKHSRSHYDMVRPGLMLYGLSPTGATPPGVTLKAVLRLTSRVLRVARMRPGESVGYGRKFLAKRNMQIAIVPLGYADGYCHRLSGRAEVLIRGVRSPVIGAVSMDMIAVEIKEHCEASLGDEVVIIGRQGTESISVNELAFLAETIPYEILCGLGDRIDRVFVEQTWNE; from the coding sequence TTGAAGGAATTGCACACTGTTACTAAGGCTTATGTAAGCTTGGGTGCGCTTGAACACAATTTGTCCCAGGCCCGCTTCTTGGTCGGCGAGTCGGTAGAGATAATGCCGGTGGTCAAGGCTAACGCTTATGGGCACGGGATGCTTCCGATCTGCGACAGGCTCCATGCAGTCGGTATTGGCACGTTTGGCGTGGCAACAATAGACGAGGGGATATGCCTAAAAGAGCATATCCCGAGCGCAACGGTCGTTCTTCTTGGTGGCTCGCTGCCAGAGCAGGCTGAGGCGGTGATCCAGGCTGGGCTGGTGCCGGTAATTTACGACCTTGACCAGGCTTATGCGCTTGACTGTGAGGCGAGGCGCAAGGATAAGGATGTGCCTGTCCACCTCAAGATCGACACAGGCATGATGCGACTTGGGGTGCGTTATGACGAGGGGCTGGCGTTTCTCGAGAGACTCCAGACTCTTCACAGGTTAGCCGTAGTGGGGCTGATGACACACCTTGCGACTGCCGATGCCCAGGACAGCAGCTTCGCGATGCTCCAGCTCGACCGGTTCGATAGTTTTCTGGCGTCCTCTGGCCTTCGCAACCAGGCCATGGTGCATGCGGCCAACAGCGCGGCGACCATGAAGCACTCACGGTCGCATTATGACATGGTTCGGCCTGGCCTCATGCTCTACGGGCTTTCTCCAACTGGCGCGACGCCGCCGGGCGTTACGCTTAAGGCTGTGCTGAGGCTGACGTCGAGGGTTCTGAGGGTGGCACGCATGAGGCCGGGAGAGAGCGTTGGGTATGGGCGAAAGTTTTTAGCGAAGAGGAACATGCAGATTGCGATCGTGCCGCTCGGCTATGCGGACGGCTATTGCCATCGGCTTTCAGGGCGGGCGGAGGTGCTCATCCGGGGCGTCCGGTCGCCGGTGATCGGCGCTGTCTCAATGGACATGATCGCGGTTGAGATCAAGGAGCACTGCGAGGCCTCGCTGGGCGACGAGGTGGTCATCATTGGCCGGCAAGGCACGGAGTCGATCAGTGTGAACGAGCTGGCCTTTCTAGCAGAGACGATACCCTACGAGATTCTCTGTGGGCTTGGCGACAGGATCGACAGAGTCTTCGTCGAACAGACTTGGAATGAATAG
- a CDS encoding Gx transporter family protein encodes MNRPAARTTQSVSRPSMMQVSMLTALAVAFRAAELFIPTPLPWLRLGLANVVILIVLVSFGVRAALLVNVARILLASFVIGTFLSPGFWLSLCAGVVSCLSMAVVWYCFGGWLSYVGTSVVGAYFHTMSQFFVAYLIFVRHVAILKLMPYFLLFSLGTGALTGVAATAILVWARRHGVLTPRAFDHRSANRC; translated from the coding sequence ATGAATAGGCCAGCTGCCCGGACAACGCAATCCGTCTCGCGACCATCCATGATGCAGGTCTCGATGCTGACGGCACTGGCCGTCGCATTCAGGGCCGCGGAGCTCTTCATCCCCACGCCTCTGCCGTGGCTTCGCCTCGGTCTTGCAAACGTTGTGATCTTGATAGTGCTAGTCTCGTTCGGGGTGAGGGCCGCGCTTCTGGTCAACGTCGCGAGGATATTGCTTGCTTCCTTCGTCATCGGGACGTTTCTGTCGCCTGGGTTCTGGCTAAGCCTGTGTGCCGGCGTTGTATCATGCCTCTCGATGGCAGTTGTGTGGTATTGTTTCGGAGGGTGGCTCTCTTATGTCGGAACAAGTGTGGTTGGGGCATATTTTCACACTATGTCGCAGTTCTTCGTTGCATATCTGATATTCGTGAGACACGTGGCAATACTGAAGCTGATGCCATACTTCCTCCTGTTCTCACTTGGCACTGGAGCTTTGACCGGGGTTGCTGCGACGGCAATCCTCGTGTGGGCGAGGCGCCACGGCGTCCTGACCCCGCGAGCTTTTGATCACAGATCGGCTAACAGATGCTGA